Proteins encoded together in one Impatiens glandulifera chromosome 1, dImpGla2.1, whole genome shotgun sequence window:
- the LOC124921889 gene encoding dof zinc finger protein DOF3.1-like: MSLSTVEQVSLDCVLDELPDRIQRQEQPAAPTLECPRCRSINTKFCYYNNYNKSQPRHFCKACKRHWTKGGTLRNLPVGGGRKNKRHKKTSKMIIRPTYSSNSQMGTERQSLLDPLEKKKKNPSSASSTLDPMNNNNIENFSFDSCLMGFSELTSSLSSFEKNNPSSSDISYNLYAEDSQMGLIMPTSNLMDMQKYCWNLEDIDTLVSSHELNIP, translated from the coding sequence ATGAGTTTGAGTACTGTGGAACAAGTCTCTCTTGATTGTGTGTTGGATGAGCTTCCGGATCGGATCCAGCGACAAGAACAACCTGCGGCGCCCACGTTGGAGTGTCCGAGATGTAGATCCATTAACACAAAGTTCTGTTACTACAATAACTACAACAAGTCTCAGCCTCGCCATTTCTGTAAAGCTTGTAAGAGACACTGGACTAAAGGTGGAACACTCAGGAATCTCCCCGTCGGAGGTGGCCGAAAAAATAAACGGCACAAGAAAACTTCAAAGATGATCATAAGACCGACTTACAGTAGTAATTCTCAAATGGGTACCGAAAGACAGAGTCTTCTTGATCCtctagagaagaagaagaagaatccaTCATCTGCATCTTCGACCTTAGATCCCATGAACAACAATAATATAGAAAACTTCAGTTTTGATAGCTGCTTAATGGGATTTTCGGAATTAACATCAAGTTTAAGCTCTTTTGAGAAAAACAATCCATCTTCATCAGATATTAGTTATAACCTTTATGCAGAAGATTCACAAATGGGTTTGATCATGCCAACAAGTAATTTAATGGACATGCAAAAGTATTGCTGGAATTTGGAAGATATTGATACATTGGTATCTTCTCATGAACTTAATATCCCTTGA
- the LOC124927550 gene encoding eukaryotic translation initiation factor 3 subunit G-like yields MALDQYQPSKLRWGELEEDDGEDLDFLLPPKQVIGPDENGIKKVIEYRFDEDGNKVKITTTKRIRKIAKARLSKSAIERRSWPKFGDAIHEDVGARLTMVSTEEIILERPRAPGSKAEEGKGGDSLAQLGKGGAVLMVCRTCGKKGDHWTSRCPYKDLAMPTDGFVDKSTAAAGQDTIAASGTATKGAYVPPSMRAGAERPAAGSDMRRRNDENSVRVTNLSEDTREPDLHELFRTFGSVTRVYVAIDQKTGMSRGFGFVNFANREDGERAIAKLNGYGYDNLILRVEWSAPRTT; encoded by the exons ATGGCGTTAGACCAGTATCAGCCTAGCAAACTCCGATGGGGAGAGCTTGAAGAAGACGACGGAGAAGATCTTGATTTCCTCCTTCCACCGAAACAAGTGATAGGACCTGACGAAAACGGGATCAAAAAAGTGATCGAGTACAGGTTTGACGAAGACGGTAACAAGGTCAAGATTACCACCACCAAACGCATCCGCAAGATTGCTAAGGCTCGACTTAGCAAAAGCGCTATCGAGCGCCGTTCTTGGCCCAAATTTGGAGATGCTATTCATGAAGACGTTGGTGCTCGTCTCACTATGGTCTCAACTGAGGAAATCATCCTCGAGCGTCCCCGAGCTCCTG GTTCCAAGGCAGAAGAAGGCAAGGGTGGTGATTCCCTAGCTCAACTTGGAAAAGGAGGAGCAGTTCTGATGGTGTGCAGGACATGTGGAAAGAAAGGTGATCACTGGACATCAAGATGCCCATACAAGGATTTGGCAATGCCAACTGATGGCTTCGTTGATAAATCAACTGCTGCTGCTGGTCAAGACACAATTGCTGCTTCTGGAACCGCCACCAAGGGAGCTTATGTTCCACCAAGCATGAGGGCAGGTGCTGAAAGGCCTGCAGCTGGATCTGATATGAGGAGAAGGAACGATGAGAACTCTGTCCGTGTGACTAATTTATCAGAAGACACTCGCGAACCTGATCTTCATGAACTCTTCAGGACCTTCGGATCTGTTACCCGTGTTTATGTTGCCATTGATCAAAAGACTGGCATGAGCAGAGGTTTTGGTTTCGTTAATTTTGCCAACAGGGAAGATGGTGAGAGGGCAATTGCTAAGCTCAATGGGTATGGCTACGACAATCTCATCCTTCGTGTGGAATGGTCTGCCCCGAGAACAACCTAA